The proteins below come from a single Miscanthus floridulus cultivar M001 chromosome 1, ASM1932011v1, whole genome shotgun sequence genomic window:
- the LOC136475369 gene encoding zinc finger BED domain-containing protein RICESLEEPER 2-like has translation METKAKCKFCYRSYVYHPGGATTTLNRHLANCTQYQNKLAKAKAQGTLNFGPDDGNSLVVNPTEYDHEHTRELIAKMIIAHEYSFRMVEHKWFNILMKWMNGNYEFIGRKSIKNECMRVYESEKNQLKRSLKEAESISLTTDLWTSNQNLQYMCLVAHYIDENWVLQCRVLNFIEVDPPHTGIVIAQAVFECMVEWKIEDKVTTITLDNATNNDTAVTNLKAKLLARKNSVFDPNYFHIRCAAHIVNLVVNDGLQPIDNLITCLRNTVKYFKRSPSRMYKFVEVCNNYSVKVGRGLALDVKTRWNSTYKMLDTCIDYKDAFGYYEDVDTSYVWKPSDSDWVLFGKIRPILGTMAEATTAFSGSLYPTANCFYPYIVKVKRALIGAQQSRDTYLMSMAAAMLEKFDKYWEEKNNVMVIATILDPRFKMRYIKWCFAQIFDPVRCEIEINDINQELERLYNKYEILNRQKMGDNGMNRQSTIASLDTTSSMASIASDFQSFLQSIVTESSKSELLIYLDEPNEPIDNKHFNLLRYWNVNCHRFPVVSSLAKRFLAVPVSSVSSECTFSNAGRVIDDYRSSLKPATVQALVCASSWIRGTYEDNNHPLVVGDDEDDVESIEFPKCMVSSN, from the exons ATGGAGACAAAGGCAAAGTGTAAGTTCTGCTATAGGAGTTATGTGTACCATCCAGGTGGTGCTACAACAACTCTGAACCGGCACCTAGCTAATTGCACACAATATCAGAACAAGTTGGCAAAGGCTAAAGCTCAAGGTACACTAAACTTTGGTCCAGATGATGGCAATTCTCTTGTTGTTAATCCTACTGAATATGATCACGAGCACACTAGAGAATTGATTGCCAAGATGATAATTGCTCATGAGTATTCATTTAGGATGGTAGAGCATAAATGGTTTAATATCTTGATGAAATGGATGAATGGTAACTATGAATTTATTGGTAGGAAGTCTATAAAAAATGAATGCATGAGGGTTTATGAATCTGAAAAAAACCAACTCAAGAGGAGTCTGAAAGAGGCAGAATCAATAAGTTTAACCACTGATTTATGGACGTCTAATCAAAACCTTCAGTACATGTGTTTGGTGGCACATTATATAGATGAGAATTGGGTTTTGCAATGCCGTGTCTTGAACTTTATCGAGGTGGATCCTCCCCACACTGGTATTGTCATAGCTCAGGCTGTTTTTGAGTGTATGGTAGAATGGAAAATAGAAGACAAGGTCACTACAATAACTCTTGATAATGCTACAAACAATGATACGGCTGTTACAAATTTGAAGGCAAAGCTTCTTGCTAGAAAGAATTCAGTATTTGATCCTAATTACTTTCATATTCGTTGTGCTGCTCACATAGTCAATTTGGTTGTTAATGATGGCCTCCAACCAATAGATAATTTGATAACTTGCTTGAGGAACACAGTGAAATACTTTAAGAGGTCTCCATCTCGCATGTATAAGTTTGTGGAAGTATGCAACAATTATTCTGTCAAAGTAGGAAGAGGTTTAGCTTTGGATGTTAAAACAAGGTGGAATTCAACTTATAAAATGCTAGATACGTGCATTGACTATAAGGATGCATTTGGTTATTACGAAGATGTAGACACCAGCTATGTTTGGAAACCTTCAGATTCAGATTGGGTATTGTTTGGAAAAATTAGGCCAATATTAGGAACAATGGCAGAGGCCACTACTGCATTTTCTGGGTCACTCTATCCAACTGCCAATTGTTTCTATCCTTACATAGTGAAAGTTAAGAGAGCATTGATAGGAGCGCAGCAATCTAGAGATACATATTTAATGAGTATGGCTGCTGCTATGTTGGAGAAATTTGATAAATAttgggaggagaagaacaatgttaTGGTTATTGCTACAATTCTTGACCCTAGGTTCAAGATGAGGTACATTAAATGGTGTTTTGCACAGATTTTTGACCCAGTTAGGTGTGAAATTGAGATTAATGACATCAACCAAGAGTTGGAAAGGCTCTATAACAAGTATGAGATATTAAATCGGCAAAAGATGGGTGACAATGGCATGAACAGGCAATCAACCATAGCTTCACTTGATACAACCAGCTCAATGGCTTCTATTGCAAGTGATTTCCAGTCATTTTTGCAATCTATTGTTACAGAAAGTTCAAAATCTGAGCTGCTGATTTATCTAGATGAACCAAATGAGCCCATAGATAACAAGCATTTCAACTTACTCAGATATTGGAATGTGAACTGTCATAGATTTCCAGTTGTGTCTAGCTTGGCAAAGAGGTTCTTGGCTGTTCCAGTGAGCAGTGTATCATCAGAGTGCACCTTCAGTAATGCAGGTCGAGTTATTGATGACTACAGAAGCTCTTTAAAGCCGGCCACAGTTCAGGCATTAGTATGTGCATCTAGCTGGATAAGGGGCACTTATGAAGACAACAATCATCCTCTTGTG gttggagatgatgaagatgatgtcgaGTCTATTGAATTCCCAAAATGCATGGTGTCAAGCAATTAG